Proteins encoded by one window of Teretinema zuelzerae:
- a CDS encoding methylated-DNA--[protein]-cysteine S-methyltransferase, whose translation MRNSEIEKLSACRLETSIGPLFLESTETALVSVRFGAEPAGSSSRDEPLNAACRTVSGTMSAVSGPEPLRLAAQEIAAWLAGEIDQFSVPLDPRGTPFQMAVWAEVRKIGRGETRTYGQIARVLGNPNACRAVGSAVGKNPLPLIIPCHRVVGASGPGGFSGGMRIKRRLCELEGIRLS comes from the coding sequence ATGCGTAATTCTGAAATCGAAAAACTTTCTGCGTGCAGGCTCGAAACTTCGATAGGCCCGCTTTTTCTCGAATCTACGGAAACGGCGCTTGTTTCGGTCCGTTTCGGCGCCGAACCCGCCGGTTCCTCCTCACGCGACGAACCGCTGAACGCCGCATGCCGTACGGTTTCCGGAACCATGTCCGCTGTCTCCGGCCCCGAACCGCTTCGCCTCGCCGCGCAGGAGATCGCCGCCTGGCTCGCCGGAGAGATCGACCAGTTCTCGGTTCCTCTCGATCCGCGGGGCACGCCCTTTCAAATGGCGGTATGGGCGGAGGTGCGGAAAATCGGCCGGGGCGAGACGCGAACCTACGGGCAGATTGCCCGGGTTCTCGGAAATCCCAATGCCTGCCGCGCCGTCGGATCCGCGGTGGGGAAAAATCCTCTGCCGCTCATAATTCCCTGCCATCGCGTAGTCGGCGCAAGCGGCCCCGGCGGATTCAGCGGGGGAATGCGCATCAAGCGCCGGTTGTGCGAACTCGAAGGAATCCGTCTGTCATAA
- a CDS encoding patatin-like phospholipase family protein, with protein sequence MKKPLFALLSIFLCTGAGYSILQAQDAPSVLRNRIEQLSPGTRPSIALVLAGGGAWGLAHIGAVKVIEEAGIPVDIVVGTSMGSIIGGLYASGYNATEMEEISVSADWGYLFEEGGASGRETMEELNARSRQALSAQFDRQGFFLNGGLISGVRIMRYLDSLLVDMPAQSHFDELPKRFRAIATDASSGERIVIDTGSVTDAMRASMSLPGIFTPFPYQGRYLVDGGVVDNLPVTVARSLGADIVIAVDLYNGKPLENGEAARSPTAVLSRSMEIMRHENSRREIPFADLVVSIDAQGFLPTQFERAKEFILLGEETTREYSKDLAGLRALLSEFEPAVHAEREKNPPLDGFTISGGSEKDRALVRSFIENLPDRHPSYDELNALFSLLDRTGRIQAVRIHRKKNRQGEYLEIALTEKNAKKNGLSLGFLYESTMGSSIVTDLDIMPAVDLRGLTTKDSNLHIEAEALDAPGISAVFHQPLGSFFTLSPFYRFERDFTTKITQSSVNWQYQTIVQTGGLVFGITPYPGIRISGSWSVKGMEEGDIPEIPAVPEEHLYSLISGSFEVRRLDSPVFPMQGIDMIFRSTASLPALGSSIPFRVFETEGNTFLSLGTPFSVALIWQGATDFSLDPDAAGAAPAYFKPTVTNRRLFPGPLSIEERKGSHVMTAGMEIKHNLNWNSRGISFPAFFILQGAVGSTIQDLEHTKALDMMQNYMYASGNAGAGIRFSDAFGLSLRGGLHFSMEREIRPYITLDVGAIGKDRDGL encoded by the coding sequence ATGAAAAAACCGCTCTTTGCGCTACTGAGCATATTTCTCTGTACGGGCGCCGGATATTCCATTCTGCAGGCGCAGGACGCTCCGTCGGTTTTGCGGAACCGCATCGAACAACTCTCCCCCGGCACGAGGCCGAGCATAGCGCTGGTGCTCGCCGGAGGCGGAGCCTGGGGTCTGGCCCATATCGGAGCCGTTAAAGTAATAGAAGAAGCCGGCATTCCGGTCGATATAGTCGTCGGAACCAGCATGGGTTCCATCATCGGCGGCCTGTACGCCTCCGGCTACAACGCGACTGAGATGGAAGAAATCAGCGTTTCCGCGGATTGGGGATATTTATTCGAAGAAGGCGGAGCTTCGGGCCGGGAAACCATGGAAGAGCTCAACGCCCGTTCCCGGCAGGCCTTGAGCGCGCAATTCGACCGGCAGGGTTTTTTCCTGAACGGCGGGCTCATAAGCGGCGTGCGCATTATGAGGTATCTCGACAGTCTGCTCGTCGATATGCCGGCCCAGTCACATTTCGACGAGTTGCCGAAGCGATTCCGAGCGATCGCGACCGACGCTTCCAGCGGCGAGCGGATCGTCATAGACACAGGCAGCGTTACGGACGCGATGCGGGCGAGCATGAGCTTGCCCGGCATTTTCACTCCCTTCCCCTATCAAGGGAGGTATCTTGTCGACGGCGGCGTCGTGGACAACCTTCCGGTAACCGTGGCGCGGTCGCTGGGAGCGGACATCGTAATCGCCGTGGACCTCTATAACGGAAAACCGTTGGAGAACGGCGAGGCGGCGAGGTCCCCGACGGCAGTGCTGTCGCGATCGATGGAAATAATGCGGCACGAAAACTCCCGCCGCGAAATACCCTTCGCGGATCTCGTCGTTTCGATCGACGCGCAGGGCTTTCTTCCCACGCAGTTCGAACGGGCGAAGGAGTTCATCCTCTTGGGAGAAGAAACAACGCGCGAATATTCGAAGGATCTCGCCGGACTGCGCGCCCTCTTAAGCGAATTCGAACCGGCAGTTCATGCCGAACGCGAGAAAAATCCGCCGCTCGACGGCTTCACCATTTCCGGAGGCTCTGAAAAGGACCGGGCGCTGGTTCGATCCTTCATCGAGAACCTGCCGGATCGCCATCCGTCCTACGACGAATTGAACGCGCTCTTCTCCCTGCTCGACCGCACCGGAAGAATACAGGCAGTCAGAATACACCGCAAAAAAAACCGGCAGGGCGAGTATCTGGAGATAGCGCTAACGGAAAAAAACGCGAAAAAGAACGGGCTCAGCCTCGGTTTTCTCTACGAATCCACCATGGGTTCGTCCATCGTCACCGATCTGGACATCATGCCGGCAGTCGACCTCCGGGGATTGACCACGAAGGACTCCAATCTGCATATCGAAGCGGAAGCGCTCGACGCACCGGGAATATCGGCGGTTTTTCACCAACCGCTGGGCTCGTTTTTCACCCTCAGCCCCTTCTACCGCTTCGAGCGCGACTTTACCACGAAAATCACCCAGTCTTCGGTGAACTGGCAATACCAGACCATCGTGCAGACGGGAGGCCTCGTCTTCGGCATAACTCCGTATCCGGGAATCAGAATTTCCGGTTCCTGGAGCGTCAAGGGCATGGAGGAAGGAGACATCCCGGAAATCCCCGCCGTTCCTGAAGAACATCTGTATTCGCTGATCAGCGGATCGTTCGAAGTCAGGCGCCTTGATTCCCCGGTGTTTCCGATGCAGGGAATCGATATGATATTCCGCTCGACTGCGTCTCTGCCCGCCCTCGGATCATCGATCCCCTTCCGGGTGTTCGAAACCGAAGGAAACACCTTTCTCTCGCTGGGAACGCCGTTTTCGGTCGCGTTGATCTGGCAGGGAGCGACGGACTTCAGCCTGGACCCTGACGCGGCCGGAGCCGCCCCCGCCTACTTCAAGCCGACCGTAACGAACCGGCGGCTCTTCCCCGGCCCGCTGTCGATCGAAGAGCGCAAGGGCAGCCACGTCATGACGGCCGGCATGGAAATCAAGCACAATCTCAATTGGAACTCCAGGGGAATATCGTTCCCGGCATTCTTCATCCTCCAGGGAGCAGTCGGTTCGACGATCCAGGATCTGGAGCATACGAAGGCGCTCGACATGATGCAGAACTATATGTACGCCTCGGGAAACGCGGGAGCGGGAATCCGTTTCAGCGACGCATTCGGCCTTTCTCTGCGGGGAGGCCTGCATTTCAGCATGGAAAGAGAAATCAGGCCGTATATAACGCTCGACGTCGGCGCCATCGGAAAAGACCGGGACGGTTTATGA
- the trkA gene encoding Trk system potassium transporter TrkA, producing the protein MRIVLLGAGTVGIQIARELIAENRDVVVIERDPELARLADNELDCLVLNEDGSRPETLRKAETHRADWFIALTGSDAVNIVACGLVAAESPKTRTIARMEASFYNALSNAQKKTFGLDFLVNPAMETARSLSRIIAEGFAEQVTPLHDGSLQLRMVETADLPGYVGKTLSEIKMDSSAHYLIAAVVREGRIHVPKGDFKIREEDRLYVLGLPEVLDAVLGAVEGLTDVPRRIVILGATKVSERLISLLQNRNETASNGFAHAVRRFFQKKSVITLVDASEPDCKKFAQAFQNITVIQGDCAEEGVLESAGVAKADLFVAATDSQSKNIITAQLAKTLGSKKAMAVTLNHRFLPIGPDLEVDSFVCANDAIAASVLETLRKGHIRTIYSFYEDSVEIAELRLDARSPVAGKKLREVDLPSDVLIAFLHQNSGFIVPTGNTVLNAGDTIALIVHKTNITEIENIFGGADGD; encoded by the coding sequence ATGCGTATTGTACTTCTTGGAGCCGGCACGGTCGGCATCCAGATCGCCCGCGAACTCATCGCAGAAAACCGGGACGTCGTCGTCATCGAACGAGATCCCGAGCTTGCCCGCCTCGCCGACAATGAGCTTGATTGTCTCGTGCTGAACGAGGACGGGAGCCGTCCTGAAACTCTGCGAAAAGCCGAAACTCATCGAGCAGACTGGTTTATCGCCCTGACCGGTTCCGACGCCGTGAATATTGTCGCCTGCGGCCTGGTCGCCGCGGAGTCTCCCAAGACCCGCACCATCGCCCGCATGGAAGCTTCTTTCTATAATGCGTTGTCCAATGCCCAGAAAAAAACTTTCGGGTTGGATTTTCTCGTGAATCCCGCCATGGAAACGGCCCGATCCCTCTCGCGCATCATCGCGGAGGGCTTTGCCGAACAGGTGACTCCCCTGCACGACGGATCTCTCCAGCTCCGCATGGTGGAAACAGCCGACCTTCCCGGTTATGTCGGCAAAACGTTAAGCGAAATCAAGATGGATTCTTCGGCTCATTATCTGATCGCAGCCGTGGTGCGCGAAGGCCGGATTCATGTTCCAAAGGGCGATTTCAAAATCCGCGAAGAAGATCGGCTCTATGTTCTGGGCTTGCCGGAAGTTCTCGATGCGGTGCTCGGCGCGGTAGAAGGGTTGACCGATGTTCCGCGGAGAATCGTCATTCTCGGCGCGACCAAAGTGTCGGAGCGCCTGATATCGCTTCTTCAAAACCGGAACGAAACTGCTTCGAACGGCTTCGCCCATGCGGTCAGGCGTTTTTTCCAGAAGAAATCCGTTATCACCCTCGTGGACGCCTCCGAGCCTGATTGCAAAAAGTTCGCCCAGGCTTTTCAGAATATCACCGTAATTCAGGGAGACTGCGCCGAGGAAGGCGTGCTGGAAAGCGCAGGGGTCGCGAAGGCAGACCTGTTCGTCGCGGCCACCGATTCCCAGTCAAAAAACATCATCACCGCCCAGCTTGCGAAAACCCTGGGTTCGAAAAAGGCCATGGCGGTTACCCTGAATCACCGATTCCTCCCGATAGGCCCGGATCTTGAAGTGGACTCCTTCGTATGCGCAAACGATGCCATTGCTGCAAGCGTATTGGAAACCCTCAGAAAGGGGCATATCCGCACCATCTACAGTTTCTACGAGGATTCCGTGGAAATAGCCGAGCTCCGCCTCGACGCGCGTTCTCCGGTCGCCGGAAAAAAGCTTCGCGAGGTCGACCTGCCTTCGGATGTGCTCATAGCGTTTCTCCATCAAAACTCCGGATTCATCGTTCCTACCGGAAATACGGTGTTGAATGCCGGCGATACGATAGCACTGATAGTTCATAAAACAAACATAACTGAAATAGAAAACATTTTCGGCGGCGCGGATGGAGACTAA
- a CDS encoding glycosyltransferase family 2 protein — protein sequence MNGVSIIIPTYNEEKAILETIRNLHGTMKASGIPYQIIIVNDCSKDGTREILESNGGGEGLGATLIHHEFNRGYGASIKTGSKHAVYDVLCITDSDGTYPNDRIPDLYAEMKNRDMVVGARIGKNVHIPWLRRAPKAFINRLASYVSEVDIPDLNSGLRVFTKELFDRYFSLYPNGFSLTSTITLAALTNGYEVKYVKIDYFKREGSSKIRPIKDTMNFIMLILRMCVLFNPLRIFIPLSLALLALGTGVLVWGLAFMGKFYDGTFIMLSLSAIQFFCMGLIADAISRRE from the coding sequence ATGAACGGCGTCAGCATCATCATCCCGACGTACAACGAGGAAAAAGCGATTCTCGAAACGATACGCAACCTTCATGGAACCATGAAGGCAAGCGGAATCCCCTATCAGATAATCATCGTCAATGATTGTTCGAAGGACGGCACCCGGGAGATTCTCGAATCGAACGGCGGAGGAGAGGGGCTCGGAGCGACGTTGATCCACCACGAGTTCAACAGGGGCTACGGCGCGTCGATTAAAACCGGTTCCAAGCACGCGGTATACGACGTATTGTGCATCACCGACAGCGACGGCACGTACCCGAACGACAGAATCCCGGATCTGTACGCGGAGATGAAAAACCGCGACATGGTAGTCGGAGCCCGCATCGGCAAAAATGTCCACATACCCTGGCTCAGAAGGGCTCCGAAAGCTTTTATCAACAGGTTGGCGTCCTATGTTTCGGAGGTCGACATTCCGGATCTCAATTCGGGCCTTCGCGTTTTCACGAAGGAACTCTTCGACCGCTATTTCAGCCTGTACCCGAACGGATTTTCGCTCACGTCTACGATAACCCTTGCCGCGCTCACGAACGGCTACGAGGTAAAATACGTCAAGATCGATTATTTCAAGCGAGAAGGTTCATCGAAGATTCGCCCCATAAAGGATACTATGAATTTTATCATGCTTATCCTCAGGATGTGCGTACTTTTCAACCCCTTGAGGATATTCATTCCGCTCAGCCTGGCTCTTTTGGCTCTCGGCACGGGCGTTCTCGTCTGGGGTCTCGCGTTCATGGGCAAATTCTACGACGGAACGTTCATCATGCTCTCCCTGAGCGCGATTCAATTCTTCTGCATGGGCCTCATCGCCGACGCGATATCCAGAAGGGAGTAA
- a CDS encoding TrkH family potassium uptake protein: protein METKSLFRALALLLAIVTAFMVPCALVGLAYGEAPSSLWIYIPPCLIGLFCFVLAFTGNRHKTALSPRTGYLFVTLGWLLSACLGSLPFVLSGCIPLFSSAFFEVMSGFTTTGATILADIEALPASLLLWRACTHWLGGMGIVVLTVAIFPLLGLNGKALMEAEAPGPQVDKFTPRLSNTAAILWLIYLGLTVILFVLLLFGGMDFLEALTHSFATMATGGFSTRNASVGAWNSAYIDGIITLFMVLAGTNFALHWRFMQGKPLTVLRDSEWRLYLGIFFGSSIFISLSLADSGLYGSFAEAWRYASFQAASILTTTGFATADYLGWPSFAQAILFCLMFIGGSAGSTAGGIKVGRVVTLLKMGAAEMKYLLNPRGVYGIFVNRRYVHKNIVYDIAAMVFLFLSSVLVSTLVVSAAGFDILTSLSATLATIGNIGPGFSLVGPSFNYGFFPEWVKLWLSFVMLLGRLEIYTVLVLFTPAFWKR, encoded by the coding sequence ATGGAGACTAAATCTCTATTCCGCGCGCTTGCGCTTCTTCTGGCGATCGTCACCGCCTTCATGGTTCCCTGCGCCCTTGTCGGCTTGGCGTACGGCGAAGCGCCGTCATCGCTGTGGATATATATCCCGCCCTGCCTGATCGGCCTCTTTTGTTTTGTTCTCGCCTTTACCGGAAACCGTCATAAAACCGCTCTCTCTCCCAGAACGGGGTATCTATTCGTAACTCTCGGCTGGCTTTTGTCCGCCTGTCTCGGCTCTCTGCCCTTTGTCCTTTCCGGCTGCATCCCCCTGTTCAGTTCGGCTTTTTTCGAAGTCATGTCCGGTTTTACCACGACGGGAGCGACCATCCTCGCCGATATCGAAGCGCTGCCGGCCTCCCTCCTGTTATGGCGCGCCTGCACGCATTGGCTCGGCGGAATGGGGATCGTCGTATTGACCGTCGCGATTTTTCCGTTGCTCGGCTTGAACGGAAAAGCTTTGATGGAAGCGGAGGCCCCCGGTCCGCAGGTAGATAAATTCACGCCCCGCCTCTCAAACACCGCGGCCATTCTCTGGCTTATTTATCTCGGCCTCACCGTGATTCTCTTCGTCCTTTTGCTGTTCGGCGGCATGGACTTCCTCGAAGCTCTGACGCATTCCTTCGCTACCATGGCGACAGGCGGCTTTTCCACCAGAAACGCTTCGGTGGGCGCCTGGAACTCTGCGTATATAGACGGAATCATCACGCTGTTCATGGTTCTCGCTGGCACCAACTTCGCTCTGCACTGGCGCTTCATGCAGGGAAAGCCCCTGACCGTGCTCCGGGACAGCGAATGGCGGCTGTATCTGGGAATCTTTTTCGGCTCGTCGATTTTCATCAGCCTCTCGCTGGCCGATTCGGGCCTGTACGGATCGTTTGCCGAGGCCTGGCGTTATGCGTCGTTCCAGGCGGCTTCGATACTGACCACCACCGGATTCGCCACGGCGGATTATCTGGGGTGGCCGTCTTTCGCGCAGGCGATTCTGTTTTGCCTGATGTTCATCGGCGGCTCGGCCGGATCGACTGCCGGCGGAATCAAGGTCGGCCGGGTTGTAACTCTTTTAAAAATGGGCGCGGCCGAGATGAAGTACCTGTTGAATCCCCGCGGCGTTTACGGCATCTTCGTCAACCGCCGGTACGTACACAAAAATATCGTGTACGACATCGCGGCCATGGTGTTTCTCTTTTTGAGCTCCGTGCTCGTATCGACCCTCGTGGTATCCGCGGCCGGGTTCGATATTCTCACGAGTCTTTCCGCGACCCTCGCGACCATCGGAAATATCGGTCCCGGCTTTTCTCTCGTCGGTCCCTCTTTCAACTACGGATTCTTTCCGGAATGGGTGAAGCTCTGGCTATCGTTCGTGATGCTTCTCGGCCGTCTTGAAATATACACTGTTCTTGTGCTGTTCACTCCCGCATTTTGGAAACGATGA
- a CDS encoding ArnT family glycosyltransferase produces the protein MALPRKQHDYSEAMIIASLLFLTLWIRISTQMIIHTGVDERDYWYAAKALSQGLPYPRLTHRTVRWAIILPVAALQKLFGIHPNVYYVAPLLNALVQTFLLYRLGKSLGGRFAGVLSALMLIVFPYQIRAASQVRPEIFSITYMLLCACLLVPALNRDGRGRVRLIVASSLAMFLAYETKITNLFFLPGVFIALLLYGGKTRIRDCFAFGLPLLALFVAETAVYAAFTEFSFGQLSVITANHLSSDYADPLSSYWQVFLRYTPEYLQLYWQLPIAAFAAAGAYYLTRKKNHELKTLVIMGFSFIFCITFAVSDTDPIMVAEDFINRYFCALLPFAFIVIARVLRDAAAKLAPKALDRANSASALPYALSAGALSLAVSVLFSLPIVPDSAKEFAHSPLRPETHPFATTAGYYRELNNAWNAGVPVLSAEGNGGEDAAQTVCKYFLDLDAYNDGGAPEPARATENGTEVYIVSKDGGVQGETFIQAVRFPFRISTVPLSRISEIDSERSIQ, from the coding sequence CGGCGTGGACGAACGGGATTACTGGTACGCGGCTAAGGCGCTCTCGCAGGGGCTGCCCTATCCCCGGCTGACTCACCGGACCGTTCGCTGGGCGATCATACTCCCCGTAGCCGCGCTTCAGAAACTGTTCGGAATTCATCCGAACGTGTATTACGTTGCGCCGTTGCTGAACGCGTTAGTTCAAACCTTCCTCCTGTACCGGCTCGGGAAATCCTTGGGCGGACGTTTTGCCGGAGTTCTATCCGCGCTTATGCTGATCGTCTTCCCCTACCAGATCAGAGCGGCGAGCCAGGTGAGGCCGGAAATATTCTCCATCACCTACATGCTCCTTTGCGCGTGCCTCCTCGTACCCGCGCTGAACAGGGACGGAAGGGGCAGGGTCCGACTGATCGTCGCCTCGAGCCTCGCCATGTTCCTTGCCTATGAAACAAAGATAACGAATCTTTTTTTCCTCCCGGGCGTGTTCATCGCTTTGCTTCTTTATGGAGGAAAAACGCGCATCAGGGACTGTTTCGCGTTCGGGCTGCCCCTGCTCGCCCTTTTCGTCGCTGAAACTGCGGTTTACGCCGCTTTCACGGAATTCAGTTTCGGACAGCTATCGGTCATTACCGCCAACCATCTTTCCAGCGATTACGCCGATCCCCTCTCGTCGTATTGGCAGGTGTTTCTCCGGTACACCCCCGAATACCTTCAGCTGTACTGGCAGCTGCCCATCGCAGCGTTCGCGGCGGCAGGCGCGTATTACCTTACGCGAAAAAAGAATCATGAGTTGAAGACTCTCGTAATCATGGGATTCAGCTTCATATTCTGCATCACCTTCGCCGTCAGCGACACCGATCCCATCATGGTTGCGGAAGATTTCATCAACCGCTATTTCTGCGCGCTGCTGCCCTTCGCGTTCATCGTCATCGCTCGGGTTCTCCGCGACGCCGCTGCGAAACTGGCTCCGAAGGCGCTGGATCGCGCGAATTCGGCGTCCGCCCTCCCCTATGCGCTTTCTGCAGGGGCTCTCTCGTTGGCGGTTTCGGTTTTGTTTTCGCTTCCGATAGTCCCCGATTCCGCGAAGGAATTTGCCCATAGCCCGCTGAGGCCTGAAACGCATCCGTTCGCGACGACCGCCGGATACTACCGGGAATTGAACAACGCCTGGAATGCCGGAGTTCCGGTTCTTTCGGCTGAAGGAAACGGCGGCGAGGACGCGGCGCAGACCGTCTGCAAGTACTTCCTGGACCTCGACGCGTACAATGACGGAGGCGCGCCCGAACCGGCGAGAGCGACGGAAAACGGAACGGAAGTGTATATCGTTTCGAAAGACGGCGGCGTACAGGGAGAAACATTCATTCAGGCAGTCCGGTTTCCCTTCAGGATCTCGACTGTTCCGCTTTCACGCATTTCAGAAATAGACAGCGAAAGGAGCATACAATGA
- a CDS encoding ATP-grasp domain-containing protein: MKTRDHEWLRTFRPAQRLKTEMENRGVQLRFLFREEAAALLQPDGAAGFDPRDTLVLLRGALPRDLPFRLEEAGWTCVNSARSAALANDKLETFRFFSAFGYRLPATIDAETVDAASELAAESAFPSPPWILKPRFGSRGEGVRLMSGAAELDAFLAAKDSGEFILQEYIAECEGTDIRVFFAAGRVIASAVRRAPAGSVVSNACSGGAMRKAPSRDPLVREAERLALEMGNLAGLYYGAADFLPSMNGNGTAEPVLCELNAAPGFEELEKQCGIDVAGPLAAAIADYPRAKL; encoded by the coding sequence TTGAAAACCCGCGACCATGAATGGCTCAGGACCTTTCGTCCTGCGCAGAGATTAAAAACCGAAATGGAAAACCGGGGCGTTCAGCTCCGGTTTTTATTTCGCGAGGAAGCAGCAGCCCTCCTCCAGCCAGACGGGGCGGCCGGCTTCGATCCGCGCGATACGCTCGTCCTGCTCCGCGGGGCGCTCCCGAGGGACCTGCCCTTCCGCCTCGAGGAAGCCGGCTGGACCTGCGTTAATTCCGCGCGTTCCGCGGCCCTTGCCAACGACAAGCTTGAAACATTCCGCTTTTTCTCCGCGTTCGGCTATCGCCTTCCCGCGACTATCGATGCCGAAACCGTCGATGCCGCGAGCGAACTCGCGGCGGAATCGGCGTTCCCCTCCCCTCCCTGGATTCTCAAGCCGCGTTTCGGTTCGAGAGGAGAAGGAGTCCGCCTGATGAGCGGCGCGGCGGAACTGGATGCTTTTCTCGCGGCGAAGGACTCAGGAGAGTTCATCCTGCAGGAGTATATTGCAGAATGCGAAGGAACCGATATCAGGGTGTTTTTCGCGGCGGGGAGAGTAATCGCCTCTGCGGTCCGCCGGGCGCCTGCGGGAAGCGTCGTTTCCAACGCGTGTTCTGGCGGCGCGATGCGGAAGGCGCCCTCGCGCGATCCGCTCGTTCGGGAAGCGGAACGACTCGCTCTGGAAATGGGAAATCTGGCAGGCCTCTATTACGGCGCCGCGGATTTTCTCCCCTCGATGAACGGCAACGGGACGGCAGAACCGGTTCTCTGCGAACTGAACGCCGCTCCCGGCTTTGAAGAGCTGGAAAAACAGTGCGGAATCGACGTCGCCGGCCCCCTCGCCGCCGCGATAGCCGACTATCCGCGCGCGAAACTGTAA
- a CDS encoding MFS transporter, with translation MKMITRFSLYGFLKNFDFSEPFLILFWLSLGLNFFQIGILVAFQNVLINAMEIPSGAFADLYGRKTCMMISLASYVVSFILFAVAQSFAMLFLPLVFYAMGDAFRTGTHKAMIFDWLKINGRLDERTKVYGYTRSWSNYGSAFSVLIAAAIMIVFRDYRLVFWLSVVPGLVGLWNMYCYPDELNHRNGGTVSVRDVLLHTFSGVKKAVSHPRLRTLVAQNMAFEGCFVVSKDFIQPLLKAQVLVLASYIALSEDRATSLGVGAVYFVLHMVSAFTSRRAHGFVKKAKSENRAALILLLAGSALFAASAFGLYTGRIYIAIAVFVVLFILQNLWVPVNVAQYDSYSDASDQATILSVASQAKAIGVAVLAPLSGLAADSVGIQGSMAFFSGVLLLVFIASAAKKENR, from the coding sequence ATGAAAATGATTACGCGTTTTTCGCTCTACGGCTTTCTGAAGAATTTCGATTTCTCCGAGCCGTTTCTCATACTGTTCTGGCTCTCACTCGGCCTCAACTTCTTTCAGATAGGCATTCTCGTCGCGTTTCAGAACGTGCTCATCAACGCCATGGAAATTCCCAGCGGCGCCTTCGCCGATCTCTACGGGCGGAAAACCTGCATGATGATTTCGCTCGCGAGCTACGTCGTCTCCTTCATCCTGTTCGCCGTCGCGCAGTCCTTCGCCATGCTGTTTCTTCCCCTCGTGTTCTACGCCATGGGCGACGCCTTCAGAACCGGCACGCACAAAGCGATGATTTTCGACTGGCTCAAGATAAACGGACGCCTGGACGAGCGCACGAAGGTGTACGGATACACCCGATCCTGGTCGAACTACGGCAGCGCGTTCTCCGTCTTGATAGCGGCGGCGATAATGATCGTCTTCCGGGATTACCGGCTGGTTTTCTGGCTCTCGGTTGTTCCGGGCCTGGTCGGCCTGTGGAACATGTATTGCTATCCCGACGAGCTCAACCATAGAAACGGCGGAACGGTGTCCGTCCGCGACGTCTTGCTGCATACTTTTTCAGGAGTGAAGAAGGCTGTCTCCCATCCGCGCCTGCGGACTCTCGTCGCCCAGAACATGGCTTTCGAGGGCTGCTTCGTCGTATCGAAGGATTTCATCCAGCCGCTGTTAAAGGCGCAGGTTCTCGTTCTCGCGTCCTATATCGCGCTGAGCGAAGACCGGGCGACATCCTTGGGCGTCGGCGCCGTATACTTCGTTCTGCACATGGTGTCTGCCTTCACCTCGCGCCGCGCCCACGGCTTCGTAAAAAAAGCGAAATCGGAAAACCGGGCGGCCCTCATACTTCTGCTTGCGGGCTCGGCTCTTTTCGCGGCTTCTGCCTTCGGTCTTTACACCGGCCGGATCTACATCGCGATCGCGGTCTTCGTCGTTCTGTTCATCCTGCAGAACCTCTGGGTTCCGGTCAACGTCGCCCAGTACGATTCGTACTCCGACGCGTCCGACCAGGCGACTATTCTGTCGGTTGCCTCGCAGGCCAAGGCGATCGGCGTCGCCGTTCTCGCGCCCTTGTCAGGACTGGCCGCGGACAGCGTCGGCATCCAGGGATCGATGGCCTTTTTCTCCGGCGTTCTTCTTCTTGTATTCATCGCCTCCGCGGCAAAGAAGGAAAACCGATAA
- a CDS encoding GtrA family protein, which produces MDLKKKLDRLMLEKTDNVLVQLFRYFVVSGLSLVIDFCTLFVFTDVLRVHYLASSVLSYALGLVINYYISVNWVFGTRTYSDRRKEFAIFVGIGIAGLGVNTLVMWICASLFSLYYLAARVVSAAIGYSWKYAARRLILFRS; this is translated from the coding sequence GTGGATCTGAAAAAAAAACTCGACCGGCTTATGCTCGAAAAAACCGACAACGTGCTCGTTCAGTTGTTCCGCTACTTCGTCGTATCAGGCCTTTCTCTTGTTATTGATTTTTGCACGCTGTTTGTTTTTACGGACGTTCTGCGCGTCCATTACCTCGCGTCGAGCGTTCTCAGCTACGCGCTCGGGCTCGTCATCAACTACTATATTTCGGTGAACTGGGTATTCGGCACCCGTACCTATTCAGACCGCCGCAAAGAGTTCGCGATATTCGTGGGCATCGGAATTGCCGGCCTCGGAGTCAACACTCTGGTGATGTGGATCTGCGCCAGCCTGTTTTCTCTGTACTACCTCGCGGCCCGCGTCGTATCGGCGGCGATCGGCTACTCCTGGAAGTACGCCGCCCGCCGCCTGATCCTGTTCCGTTCCTGA